From a single Seriola aureovittata isolate HTS-2021-v1 ecotype China chromosome 18, ASM2101889v1, whole genome shotgun sequence genomic region:
- the dpm2 gene encoding dolichol phosphate-mannose biosynthesis regulatory protein translates to MATGVDQAAGMSLVVFSLLLFTYYSVWVIVLPFVDSDHVLHKYFLPREYSVILPGIAAVILLLCIGAFTAVVMWKNRKPKKAD, encoded by the exons GCTACAGGTGTGGATCAAGCAGCTGGCATGAGTCTTGTTGTCTTCAGCCTCCTGCTGTTTACATACTACTCAGTCTGGGTCATAGTCCTG CCTTTTGTTGACAGTGATCATGTGCTGCACAAGTACTTTCTTCCTCGGGAGTACTCGGTCATCCTGCCTGGCATCGCTGCAGTAATACTGCTCCTGTGTATTG GGGCCTTCACTGCTGTTGTCATGTGGAAAAACCGTAAGCCAAAGAAAGCAGACTGA
- the pip5kl1 gene encoding phosphatidylinositol 4-phosphate 5-kinase-like protein 1, whose product METSAAAGGVGRMSGNHQRSVKRRRWGGLRQQWKLLGLFEIDQQHEFYGLTCMMKEGLAAAIQSTIDNAPTNEVSDDDFRLEVTQIHKDFAMETFAGPVFASLRGSLGVTEQEYQKSLCSENCYLQFISNSKSKADFFLTNDKRFFLKTQNKREIKFLLSNLKIYMEHLKKYPHSLLVKFLGVHRIKIPHRRKKYFIVMQSVFYPDDRINARYDIKGCEVSRWTEPSPEGSQIIVVLKDLNFEGQYITLDQQRPWLLRQVEIDTHFLRRLNVLDYSLLLAHQPLQNDERHQSLSFATLIMRTKKSVNRSSSPVHAGVAAVPGEVPEDDAILLLSEIDGTCLKQPRPGDASSGSTLQVCPKHAGPGNDATELSDFRAQNRRLLPNLKNPLHIIDGPEQRYFIGIIDIFTVYSFKKRLEHLWKRLRHPGRSFSTVSPQTYCLRLCQWVQDHTK is encoded by the exons aTGGAGACGTCGGCGGCTGCGGGCGGCGTGGGGAGGATGTCTGGCAACCACCAACGCtcggtgaagaggaggaggtggggaggtCTGAGGCAGCAATGGAAACTTCTGGGCTTGTTTGAGATCGACCAGCAGCACGAGTTCTACGGCCTGACCTGCATGATGAAGGAGGGACTGGCAGCAGCCATCCAAAGCACCATAGACAACGCACCCACA AATGAAGTGTCAGACGATGATTTCAGATTAGAGGTCACTCAGATTCATAAG gactTTGCAATGGAGACCTTTGCAGGTCCGGTGTTTGCCAGCCTGCGTGGCTCTTTGGGGGTGACAGAGCAGGAGTATCAGAAGTCTCTGTGCTCTGAAAACTGCTACCTCCAGTTCATCAGCAACTCCAAGAGCAAGGCCGACTTCTTCCTGAC AAATGATAAACGCTTCTTTCTGAAGACCCAGAACAAAAGAGAGATCAAATTTCTTCTGTCCAACCTGAAGATCTACATGGAGCATCTGAAGAAGTACCCCCACTCATTGCTAGTCAAGTTCCTAg GTGTCCACAGGATCAAGATCCCACACAGACGGAAG AAATACTTCATTGTTATGCAAAGTGTGTTTTATCCAGATGATCGGATCAATGCCAG GTACGACATTAAGGGCTGTGAGGTGAGTCGATGGACGGAGCCCTCACCAGAGGGGAGCCAGATTATTGTGGTTCTCAAAGATCTGAACTTTGAGGGCCAGTACATCACTCTGG accaGCAGCGTCCCTGGCTCCTACGGCAGGTGGAGATCGACACACACTTCCTGCGGAGGCTCAATGTGCTGGACTACAGTCTCCTCCTGGCCCATCAGCCCTTGCAAAATGACGAGCGCCACCAGAGTCTTTCCTTTGCAACTCTCATCATGAGAACAAAAAA ATCTGTGAATCGAAGCTCCAGTCCCGTTCATGCAGGCGTAGCTGCTGTCCCTGGGGAAGTCCCAGAGGATGATGCCATCTTGCTTCTATCTGAAATAGATGGCACATGTTTGAAGCAACCACGACCAGGAGATGCATCAAGTGGTAGCACTCTTCAAGTGTGTCCAAAGCATGCCGGGCCAGGCAATGATGCAACTGAGCTCTCTGACTTCAGGGCCCAAAACCGACGTTTACTACCCAACCTGAAGAATCCTCTGCACATCATCGATGGgcctgagcagcgctacttcatCGGCATCattgacattttcacagtttacaGCTTTAAGAAGAGGCTGGAGCATTTGTGGAAGAGGCTGAGACATCCAGGCCGGTCATTCTCCACCGTCAGTCCACAGACTTACTGCCTCAGGCTCTGTCAGTGGGTACAGGACCACACCAAGTAG